In the genome of Marispirochaeta sp., one region contains:
- a CDS encoding zinc-binding dehydrogenase, with amino-acid sequence MQGLFREVAEEFPRRKLRNFFSRQYRSAALLLGASEALDPTAEDVGRRLKLLTRGRGVDAAVEVSGSSQALQEALRGIAFGGTVVCGAFPPPYPAGLDLGAEAHMNCPQILFSRATSDPNREQPRWDAMRIEEECLHLIEQGHVQGFSIIDRIVPFADLREEYKLTMKNPSRTVKLGVVFPVAGSEHGGG; translated from the coding sequence GTGCAGGGGTTGTTCCGGGAAGTAGCAGAAGAGTTCCCCCGCAGAAAGCTGAGAAACTTTTTCTCCCGTCAGTACCGTTCCGCGGCCTTATTGCTGGGGGCTTCGGAGGCACTGGATCCGACAGCAGAGGACGTGGGCCGCAGATTGAAACTCCTTACCCGGGGCCGGGGGGTGGATGCGGCTGTCGAGGTGTCCGGCTCCAGCCAGGCGCTGCAGGAAGCCCTGCGGGGAATCGCCTTCGGCGGTACCGTTGTCTGCGGCGCTTTTCCCCCGCCGTATCCTGCAGGATTGGATCTGGGCGCCGAAGCCCACATGAACTGTCCGCAGATTCTTTTTTCCCGCGCGACCAGCGATCCAAACAGGGAGCAACCCCGCTGGGACGCGATGCGCATAGAAGAGGAGTGCCTGCATTTGATTGAACAAGGCCATGTTCAGGGATTCTCTATAATCGACCGGATTGTTCCCTTCGCGGACTTGCGGGAGGAGTACAAACTGACCATGAAGAATCCCTCCCGAACCGTCAAACTCGGTGTAGTTTTTCCTGTCGCAGGTTCTGAGCATGGGGGAGGGTAA
- a CDS encoding extracellular solute-binding protein has protein sequence MKKLTVGMLFLLLLSAFVWAGGQAAAPAEAADASGPVSIDFWTTETQSDRMATIQVLIDTFEALNPNISINLVAVDENDMPTQLNTAAAANTLPAMIECAAENAVAFGSEGLLNAEAITGVIQGIGKERFYSGTLRLNETAQKGMYYGVPYHGWVQGIWYRADWFEEAGLNPPSTWNDILKAAEYFYKPAENQYGILVGTKAEAYAEQCFTQIAMANGAQLFDADGRLIFNSPEMREAVEYYAKLAEYTPPGPQTWRARDYYLQGKMAMFFYSTYIMDDLAIETAARDSLTSQNFEDLAGKNFDPELVQNTRLASIIRNTQNSGYGTIVSFGIPDHGDQARIAAAQRFIQYLFTPNAYITWLHMAPGGMNPVLKAIPTNSRFQNDPKGIFQHYGKDKMAEIIQGLDSIETFSIVEGKRMAAASTIYSKQIIPQMLYKITQEGMDIDKAMEWAEAEMKKLM, from the coding sequence ATGAAAAAGTTGACAGTAGGAATGCTTTTTTTACTTCTGCTGAGTGCGTTTGTGTGGGCTGGGGGCCAGGCAGCGGCACCGGCAGAAGCTGCAGATGCATCCGGGCCGGTTTCCATCGACTTCTGGACCACCGAGACCCAGTCGGACAGGATGGCCACCATCCAGGTGCTGATTGATACCTTTGAAGCCCTGAATCCGAATATATCCATCAACCTGGTAGCAGTAGACGAGAACGACATGCCCACCCAGCTGAACACAGCCGCTGCGGCCAATACCCTGCCGGCAATGATTGAATGTGCTGCAGAGAATGCCGTTGCTTTCGGCTCCGAAGGGCTGCTCAATGCGGAAGCCATTACTGGGGTAATCCAGGGTATAGGAAAAGAGAGGTTCTACTCCGGCACCCTGCGTCTGAACGAGACTGCTCAAAAAGGGATGTACTACGGGGTCCCCTATCACGGCTGGGTGCAGGGAATCTGGTACAGGGCTGACTGGTTTGAAGAAGCAGGGCTGAATCCGCCTTCCACCTGGAACGACATTCTTAAAGCCGCCGAGTATTTCTACAAACCCGCGGAAAACCAGTACGGTATTCTGGTGGGAACAAAGGCAGAAGCCTATGCCGAACAGTGTTTTACCCAGATAGCCATGGCCAACGGAGCCCAGCTCTTCGATGCCGATGGAAGGCTGATTTTCAATTCACCTGAAATGCGGGAGGCCGTTGAGTACTACGCAAAACTTGCAGAATACACTCCTCCCGGACCGCAAACCTGGCGCGCACGGGATTATTACCTGCAGGGCAAGATGGCCATGTTCTTCTATTCCACCTATATTATGGACGACCTGGCAATCGAAACAGCTGCCAGGGACTCCTTGACAAGCCAGAACTTCGAAGACCTGGCGGGCAAGAATTTCGACCCCGAGTTGGTACAGAATACACGGCTGGCTTCAATAATCAGGAATACCCAGAACTCGGGTTACGGAACAATCGTAAGTTTCGGGATTCCCGACCATGGAGACCAGGCCAGGATCGCGGCAGCACAGCGATTCATTCAGTATCTGTTTACTCCGAATGCCTATATAACCTGGCTTCATATGGCTCCGGGGGGTATGAATCCGGTTCTGAAGGCAATCCCAACCAACTCCCGCTTTCAAAACGATCCCAAGGGGATTTTCCAGCATTACGGTAAAGACAAGATGGCAGAAATCATCCAGGGGCTGGACAGCATAGAGACCTTCAGCATCGTAGAAGGTAAGCGCATGGCTGCTGCGAGCACCATCTATTCCAAGCAGATCATTCCTCAGATGCTGTACAAAATTACCCAGGAAGGAATGGACATAGATAAGGCGATGGAATGGGCCGAGGCTGAAATGAAAAAACTGATGTAA
- a CDS encoding sugar ABC transporter permease — protein sequence MNMQQMPATNRLDLRQREIVLGWSLVLPSVLIILALILYPIIYNIYLSFFDVAPLSANTYIGLENHKNVVLDPGFWNAMVLTIVYVLFTTLGTTLMGLFVALVMNKEFPLRGLVRSLILFPYVAPVISVVFAWQFIFDPVNGIFMDIAYERLGLFSSRFNLIGSPSTAVWVAIIFSIWKNFPFTYLMILSRLQAIDQNLYEAAEIDGASGWQKFRYITLPEVYFIMGAIVLLRMIWNFNKFEEIYLLTDNVRVLSVYTYFKAFVGTMELGQGASLAVIQFLLLLSFILFYVKRVLKW from the coding sequence ATGAACATGCAGCAGATGCCGGCAACAAACAGACTGGATCTCAGACAGCGCGAAATCGTGCTGGGATGGTCACTTGTTCTGCCTTCGGTGCTGATCATCCTGGCACTTATTCTCTATCCGATTATCTACAACATATATCTCAGTTTTTTTGATGTGGCGCCCTTATCCGCGAACACCTACATTGGACTTGAAAACCATAAAAATGTTGTTCTTGATCCGGGTTTCTGGAACGCCATGGTTCTGACCATTGTCTATGTGCTTTTTACAACCCTGGGTACAACCCTGATGGGTCTCTTTGTGGCCCTGGTCATGAACAAGGAGTTTCCCTTGCGGGGCCTGGTGCGCAGTCTCATACTGTTCCCCTATGTAGCTCCGGTAATATCCGTGGTATTTGCCTGGCAGTTTATCTTTGACCCGGTGAACGGAATATTTATGGACATCGCCTATGAACGGCTGGGACTCTTTTCCAGCCGTTTCAACCTGATCGGTTCTCCCTCCACTGCTGTATGGGTAGCCATTATCTTCAGCATCTGGAAAAATTTTCCTTTTACCTATCTGATGATCCTTTCCAGACTCCAGGCCATCGATCAGAACCTGTACGAAGCTGCAGAGATAGACGGTGCTTCCGGCTGGCAGAAGTTCCGCTACATTACCCTGCCGGAGGTCTACTTTATCATGGGGGCTATTGTGCTGCTGCGCATGATATGGAACTTCAACAAGTTCGAGGAGATCTACCTGCTGACGGACAATGTACGGGTGCTCTCGGTCTATACTTACTTTAAAGCCTTTGTCGGGACCATGGAGCTTGGTCAGGGAGCATCGCTGGCGGTAATTCAATTCCTGCTGCTGCTCAGTTTTATCCTTTTTTATGTTAAGCGGGTACTGAAATGGTAA
- a CDS encoding sugar ABC transporter permease: MVGSKKNSLYAVLVLLPSIILLAVFVYGFIANSFYISLTDWGSGAGLRENPVKNFVGLNNYRELFTGFIHERFRQDLVNAIFYSLFLLMGTLALGLFLAILLDKNPRGENIFRTTFLFPMALSFIVTGTIWRWVFSPKGGVNVIPTWFGLKKGKFLWLSSRELVWTFNWQNVLQIIAVILFLVFAVVTYSGWKNGKRKRLLWGGTTAVLMLGYALVIHRVLPPILPYEEIHGFSLATIGVIIAAVWQYSGYAMALYLAGLRGLPAGMYESAKMDGADDLTYYFKIAIPNMRPITLSAIIILSHISLKLFALIFSMAGADNASTGHPSVLMYLITFRANNFAVGAAISVILFLMAALFIIPYLIQSYRTRR, from the coding sequence ATGGTAGGTTCAAAGAAAAATTCACTGTATGCAGTCCTGGTACTGTTGCCGTCGATCATTCTCCTGGCGGTTTTTGTCTACGGGTTCATTGCAAACTCATTCTATATCTCGCTAACCGACTGGGGCAGCGGAGCAGGATTGCGGGAGAATCCGGTAAAAAACTTCGTGGGGCTGAACAATTACCGCGAGCTTTTTACGGGGTTTATCCACGAGAGGTTCCGACAGGACCTGGTAAACGCCATTTTCTATTCACTGTTTCTGCTGATGGGTACTCTGGCCCTGGGACTTTTCCTGGCAATTCTTCTTGACAAGAATCCCAGGGGAGAAAACATTTTTCGGACCACCTTTCTCTTCCCGATGGCCCTCTCCTTCATTGTTACAGGTACCATCTGGAGGTGGGTATTTTCTCCTAAAGGCGGGGTAAACGTCATTCCTACCTGGTTCGGGTTGAAGAAGGGCAAGTTCCTGTGGCTTTCCAGTCGGGAGCTGGTCTGGACCTTCAACTGGCAGAACGTCCTGCAGATCATTGCAGTCATCCTGTTCCTGGTCTTTGCCGTTGTTACCTACTCAGGGTGGAAAAACGGCAAGCGGAAGCGGCTCTTATGGGGCGGCACGACTGCCGTATTGATGCTGGGGTATGCCCTGGTTATTCACCGGGTGCTGCCGCCGATTTTACCCTACGAGGAGATACACGGGTTTTCCCTGGCAACCATCGGGGTAATTATAGCGGCGGTCTGGCAGTATTCCGGTTACGCAATGGCCCTCTACCTGGCTGGCCTTCGGGGACTGCCGGCCGGAATGTATGAATCGGCCAAGATGGACGGAGCAGATGATCTGACCTACTATTTTAAGATCGCCATTCCCAATATGCGGCCAATTACCCTCAGTGCGATCATCATCCTCAGCCACATATCTCTCAAGCTGTTCGCACTGATCTTTTCCATGGCGGGAGCCGATAATGCCAGCACCGGGCATCCTTCGGTTCTCATGTATCTGATAACTTTCCGGGCGAACAACTTCGCCGTCGGTGCGGCGATCTCGGTCATCCTCTTCCTGATGGCCGCTCTGTTCATCATACCCTATCTGATTCAATCCTACAGGACGAGGAGGTAG
- a CDS encoding FMN-binding protein has protein sequence MKKIIKIAAALGVLVIFAALFVSCGSKAASYEDGIYFAQQTEFPKSGWKYNVTLKVEDGKIAEVVWNGSNINAGPDKVSVSEAGNYPMVQNGGAQADWHVQAKAVEEYFKDNPSTEMPDSITGATIHYNEFYELAAEALEKGPVGYGPYKDGTYSASDGKFHNGWKYFVDLTVTSGYVVSAYWDAVAEDGGTNKVQRSMDGEYGMVANSNAASEWHEQAQAVEKAFLESQKTAAPDAVTGATITYGNFYSLAEKALTGAKR, from the coding sequence ATGAAAAAAATCATCAAAATCGCCGCGGCACTCGGGGTTCTGGTAATCTTTGCGGCCCTTTTTGTGAGCTGCGGATCAAAGGCCGCGAGTTATGAAGACGGCATCTATTTTGCCCAGCAGACTGAATTTCCAAAAAGCGGCTGGAAATACAACGTGACTCTTAAGGTCGAAGATGGAAAAATTGCAGAAGTTGTATGGAACGGCTCAAATATTAATGCCGGACCGGATAAGGTTTCGGTTTCCGAAGCGGGGAATTACCCGATGGTCCAGAACGGCGGAGCCCAGGCGGACTGGCATGTCCAGGCAAAAGCTGTAGAAGAGTATTTTAAAGATAATCCTTCAACCGAAATGCCCGACAGCATAACAGGGGCTACCATTCACTACAACGAGTTTTACGAGCTTGCGGCAGAGGCCCTGGAAAAGGGACCGGTTGGGTATGGTCCCTATAAGGATGGTACCTACTCGGCATCGGACGGCAAATTCCATAACGGCTGGAAGTACTTTGTCGATCTTACGGTAACTTCGGGCTACGTAGTTTCAGCTTACTGGGACGCTGTAGCCGAAGACGGCGGAACCAACAAGGTGCAGCGGTCCATGGATGGTGAATACGGCATGGTAGCGAATTCCAACGCGGCCAGCGAGTGGCACGAGCAGGCTCAGGCCGTGGAGAAGGCCTTCCTGGAGAGTCAGAAAACAGCTGCCCCCGATGCAGTTACAGGAGCCACAATTACCTACGGTAATTTCTACTCCCTGGCGGAAAAAGCTCTTACCGGTGCCAAACGCTGA
- a CDS encoding FMN-binding protein, with protein MKIFRLMAIALVLIFVLGACSSEAGAEKEDTSAEAAAPAKGITLENAFYYTHVDGHKKETQIPAVVLFEYEQLKTVRYQVAYIACTCRGPEVNYWSVANVEINKSDLTIDHISYYEDSTEHYVAGMYGDSTESWDGTPVKELFDGFIQDNILGKSESYIDDYQPMHGNVDTYTGATVTPNNAMRMLQGLFEYHKEHYSND; from the coding sequence ATGAAGATTTTCCGATTGATGGCAATCGCGCTGGTACTGATATTTGTACTTGGCGCCTGCAGCAGCGAAGCCGGTGCAGAAAAAGAAGACACAAGCGCCGAAGCTGCCGCACCGGCAAAAGGCATTACCCTGGAGAACGCTTTCTATTATACCCATGTAGACGGACATAAAAAGGAAACCCAGATCCCCGCAGTAGTCCTGTTTGAATATGAGCAGTTAAAGACTGTCCGGTACCAGGTAGCTTATATTGCCTGCACCTGCAGGGGGCCGGAGGTAAACTACTGGTCCGTTGCAAATGTGGAGATCAATAAGTCTGATCTTACCATTGACCATATCTCTTACTATGAGGATTCCACCGAACACTATGTAGCAGGTATGTACGGCGACAGCACCGAATCCTGGGACGGCACCCCGGTAAAAGAACTCTTTGACGGATTTATCCAGGACAACATCCTCGGCAAATCCGAATCTTATATCGATGACTACCAGCCCATGCATGGCAACGTTGATACCTACACCGGAGCAACGGTTACTCCCAACAACGCAATGCGTATGCTTCAGGGGCTTTTTGAGTATCACAAAGAACACTACAGCAACGACTAA
- a CDS encoding rhodanese-like domain-containing protein codes for MMKKTAAILITLVLALSIVSCGKSGNAVGLAGNEEITMQNIDQYIDADARFIDLRNFADMFNGGYIAGFEVVPFFQYLEGRALVRNNGWEFSEADIVEKAMLENIFGSTEDAIVLMCGSGTRAGYVKDALESIGYTKVINAGGIRDYKGENKILGDGSYSGQMALPSEVTMENIDQYLYRDGAKYVDLRNVSDMYTGGYIDSFELVSFFEYLEGNALVRNNGWEFSEADVAEKVILENIFGDKDREVFLMCGSGTRAGYVKDALESIGYTSVFNVGGIRDYKGDHKVFGDESFSLSLK; via the coding sequence ATGATGAAGAAAACAGCAGCAATCCTTATTACCCTGGTTTTGGCTCTGTCCATTGTTTCCTGCGGCAAGTCCGGCAACGCGGTCGGGCTTGCCGGAAACGAAGAGATCACCATGCAGAACATCGATCAGTATATCGATGCGGACGCCAGGTTCATCGACCTGCGGAATTTCGCGGATATGTTCAACGGCGGTTATATCGCGGGATTTGAGGTAGTGCCCTTTTTCCAGTACCTGGAGGGACGAGCCCTTGTTCGCAACAACGGTTGGGAGTTCTCTGAAGCTGATATTGTCGAAAAAGCAATGCTGGAAAACATCTTCGGATCCACGGAAGATGCAATTGTTCTGATGTGCGGATCAGGGACCCGGGCAGGCTACGTAAAAGACGCCCTTGAGAGCATTGGCTACACCAAAGTAATAAACGCCGGCGGTATCAGGGATTACAAAGGTGAGAACAAGATCCTTGGCGACGGATCCTACTCAGGCCAGATGGCCCTTCCCTCCGAAGTTACCATGGAGAATATTGACCAGTATCTGTATCGTGACGGAGCCAAGTATGTGGACTTGCGTAATGTTTCCGATATGTACACCGGAGGATACATTGACAGTTTTGAGCTTGTTTCCTTTTTCGAGTATCTCGAGGGTAACGCCCTTGTACGAAACAACGGCTGGGAATTCTCGGAGGCAGATGTTGCCGAAAAGGTGATTCTGGAGAACATCTTCGGCGACAAGGATCGCGAAGTATTCCTGATGTGCGGTTCAGGGACCAGGGCCGGCTATGTCAAGGATGCCCTTGAGAGTATCGGCTACACAAGCGTCTTCAATGTTGGCGGAATTCGGGACTACAAAGGGGACCACAAAGTCTTTGGCGACGAGTCTTTCAGCCTCAGCCTTAAATAG
- a CDS encoding AraC family transcriptional regulator — translation MTGEKVSQLSAGELFCYFPEQPLHYIADSADPWTFAWVGFTGKRAGEILRRSAAGTSPVIYSHPSPERMEGLFESLFWQQSSRKTGYDLISEGILLELLGELCTETRRFPAAEVSATSRYDDTGEGQTFYVEKMKQFIQSNYQNAITVQHVVDYIGIDRSYASRIFHRIENRTIQRYLIDLRMTRARQLLEEKSLSILNVARSVGYQDYATFERRFRQEAGFSPSAFPKA, via the coding sequence CTGACGGGAGAAAAAGTTTCTCAGCTTTCTGCGGGGGAACTCTTCTGCTACTTCCCGGAACAACCCCTGCACTACATAGCGGATTCCGCAGATCCCTGGACCTTTGCCTGGGTCGGGTTCACCGGAAAAAGGGCCGGGGAAATTCTTCGCCGTTCCGCAGCAGGGACTTCGCCTGTTATCTACAGCCACCCGTCGCCGGAACGAATGGAGGGTCTTTTTGAATCCCTCTTTTGGCAGCAGAGCAGTCGAAAAACTGGATATGACCTGATTTCCGAGGGTATTCTGCTGGAACTCCTGGGAGAACTGTGTACTGAAACCCGCCGATTCCCTGCAGCGGAAGTCAGTGCCACTTCCCGGTATGACGATACCGGTGAGGGTCAGACCTTTTATGTAGAAAAGATGAAGCAGTTTATACAATCCAATTATCAGAACGCAATAACGGTGCAGCATGTGGTCGACTATATCGGAATCGATCGTTCCTATGCCTCCCGGATTTTCCACCGTATCGAGAACCGAACCATTCAGCGCTATTTAATCGACCTGCGTATGACCAGGGCAAGGCAGCTGCTGGAGGAAAAGAGCTTGTCTATCCTGAATGTCGCCCGCTCCGTGGGGTATCAGGATTACGCTACCTTCGAACGGCGATTCAGACAGGAGGCGGGATTCTCCCCCAGCGCCTTTCCGAAAGCCTGA
- a CDS encoding carbohydrate ABC transporter permease produces the protein MVSHKSIIRRTGFALLVLGIVFFSIFPFIQMLSISLKYPGDWGNPDLIPEKINLEAYKELLNIGQGAKNVPESVMNLLNETPDLTKAQRDVILQKYKSTGDVFPFLRYFANSFLLSFSAAFVTAIFAIFGAYSFSRLRFPGRSLIQRGVLFVYMFGGILLLIPLYKMFVSIGWISIPPGAFLSLLIIYIVQTLPVSLYMLGNYFRTIPFSIEEAAMIEGSSRFGTIWRIIIPLSIAAIATVFIYCFMIAWNEYLFASVFLKNFKDLYTLPMGLKALFNSKNAIWDRIMAASVLTATPVIILFISIQKNLAGGMTAGGVKE, from the coding sequence ATGGTAAGTCATAAGAGTATTATCCGGCGAACAGGTTTTGCCCTCCTGGTGCTGGGAATTGTTTTCTTTAGTATTTTCCCCTTTATTCAGATGCTCTCAATCTCTCTAAAGTATCCCGGAGACTGGGGCAATCCGGATCTTATACCGGAAAAGATCAATCTTGAAGCCTACAAGGAGCTTCTTAATATCGGCCAGGGTGCGAAGAATGTTCCTGAATCCGTTATGAATCTTCTGAATGAAACACCTGACCTTACAAAGGCCCAGAGAGACGTCATTCTCCAGAAATATAAGAGTACCGGGGACGTTTTTCCTTTTCTGCGCTATTTTGCCAACTCATTCCTGCTCTCATTCTCGGCGGCTTTTGTTACTGCTATATTCGCCATCTTCGGCGCCTACTCCTTCAGCCGTCTGAGGTTCCCAGGTCGTTCCTTAATCCAGCGGGGGGTTTTATTCGTCTACATGTTCGGAGGGATTCTGCTTTTGATTCCCCTTTACAAAATGTTTGTCAGCATAGGCTGGATAAGCATTCCGCCGGGGGCATTCTTGAGTCTGTTGATAATCTATATTGTCCAGACCCTTCCGGTGTCTCTTTACATGCTGGGAAACTACTTTCGGACAATTCCCTTTTCCATTGAGGAGGCCGCGATGATTGAGGGGTCATCCAGATTCGGGACTATCTGGCGCATCATCATTCCCCTCTCTATTGCCGCCATAGCGACAGTCTTTATCTACTGTTTCATGATTGCCTGGAACGAATATCTTTTTGCTTCGGTTTTCCTGAAGAACTTCAAGGACCTCTACACCCTGCCCATGGGACTGAAGGCGCTTTTTAACTCGAAAAACGCCATATGGGACCGTATTATGGCGGCATCAGTGCTGACTGCCACACCTGTAATCATTCTTTTTATATCCATACAGAAGAATCTTGCCGGAGGAATGACCGCAGGGGGGGTAAAAGAGTAA
- a CDS encoding carbohydrate ABC transporter permease, producing MSQRTLRKVSPMIYVLLLIVLVIFLVPIYMAMITALKNPAEISLSTAWIPPSRPYWKSFADALDLLLPSLKNSVVLTVSGTIISALVGSINGFVFSKNRFRGSEVLFTFFLFGMFIPYQIILIPLFQVLRSIGIYGSLSGLILAHVVYGIPITTLIFRNFYDQIPDSLVESARLDGAGFFFLYGRLFLPLSVPGFVVVGIWQFTQIWNEFLWGVTLTNQDSQPVTVGLAQLAGGQAVSWNLPMAGSFLAALPVLLIFILLGQYFIRGLLAGSVKE from the coding sequence ATGTCACAGAGAACACTGAGAAAAGTAAGTCCGATGATTTATGTTCTGCTGTTGATCGTTCTGGTCATCTTCTTGGTCCCGATCTACATGGCAATGATCACAGCCCTGAAAAATCCGGCTGAAATAAGTCTATCCACCGCCTGGATTCCGCCGTCCCGTCCCTACTGGAAAAGCTTTGCAGACGCCCTGGACCTGCTCCTGCCGAGCCTGAAGAACAGCGTGGTGTTAACCGTCAGCGGAACTATAATTTCGGCGCTGGTTGGTTCGATAAACGGCTTTGTTTTTTCAAAAAACCGTTTTCGCGGCAGCGAGGTCCTGTTCACTTTCTTCCTGTTCGGAATGTTTATACCCTACCAGATCATCCTGATTCCGCTCTTCCAGGTGCTGCGGAGTATCGGAATCTACGGCAGCCTCAGCGGACTGATTCTGGCCCATGTGGTGTACGGTATTCCAATCACCACCCTGATATTCCGCAATTTCTATGATCAGATCCCGGATTCCCTGGTGGAGTCGGCCCGGTTGGACGGGGCTGGATTCTTCTTCCTGTACGGACGTCTCTTCCTTCCACTGTCAGTTCCCGGATTCGTAGTCGTCGGCATCTGGCAGTTTACCCAGATCTGGAACGAGTTTCTGTGGGGCGTCACCCTGACCAACCAGGACTCCCAGCCGGTTACTGTCGGCCTCGCCCAGCTGGCGGGAGGGCAGGCAGTCAGCTGGAACCTCCCTATGGCGGGTTCTTTTCTCGCCGCCCTGCCTGTTTTGTTGATCTTTATCCTGCTTGGACAGTATTTCATCCGCGGGCTTCTTGCCGGATCGGTGAAGGAATAG